In one window of Fibrobacter sp. DNA:
- a CDS encoding DUF748 domain-containing protein, producing MKKRYIALIILAVLFVIVIAALKIAPSVAKDYVVDHSEELIGRKMKIESISFSPLTFTVSVDGFAIYEQDGATPFVAFDKFRINVNPTRLISKEISVSEIYLKGLYTQVVQDGDRFNFSDILDKFAAADSTADSAAVDSAAVADTVAVADSASVDSADANKPMNLDPSEAIGFSVAIENIVLEKGNIIYQDRKVGSKFHIQDFSLGIPAVYFNNKATDIGLNLKFADGGDLGVKVSFNMRNQDFDVSVALNQFALACVKPYMNDFINYKDFSGALSVNLNVNGNVNDVLASNVKGTVGLDSIVLTEVSEKTIGVNHVGVGIAKANLNEMNFEVDSVIVDGAFAHLDLYKGGKTNIDVLLNPKGNTAEVDSTDSTTAALNNATVTETPAEVAKADSSEAKPAEATTDKAAEKQKPLKFVLHQLLVKNTSVSANDNTIKKPFNYKVSGITVNGSNINFDTPCTVNVSAAFPEGGSLSVKYKGALSDMSTMDAYISVKNLALKHFSPYSYHFTGYPISSGTMAFASDNKINKYELDSKNTIDIYNIDVADKDPNADPEFTVPMKVGLYILKDKDDKIQFDVPVKGNLQDPEFSYLKIVWKTVMNLLVKVALSPLKIVGNVANSGASAVGLDLGKNDEIVIDPLNNVLESEHYAKASKMVSALAKDPKLKMNFVQSFNMKKTVEAYKTRKLKTDFYKQSQGKTTLNELDEKSIIAIDDKDSAYVAYAAANASKLDRKTLEAEILEMAKKRNQDLLKTLQQQSGVTKKNVTVETAPRSELVNHKGKAMYKVQIDVQ from the coding sequence ATGAAGAAACGTTATATCGCCCTCATCATTCTCGCGGTACTTTTCGTCATCGTAATTGCCGCATTGAAAATTGCACCTTCAGTCGCCAAGGACTACGTGGTTGACCATTCCGAGGAATTGATTGGCCGCAAGATGAAGATCGAAAGCATTAGCTTCAGTCCTCTTACCTTTACCGTTTCCGTAGACGGGTTCGCCATTTACGAACAGGACGGAGCAACGCCCTTTGTCGCCTTCGACAAGTTCCGCATCAACGTGAACCCAACTCGTTTGATTTCAAAGGAAATCAGCGTCAGCGAAATCTACCTGAAGGGTTTGTACACCCAGGTGGTTCAGGACGGAGACCGTTTCAACTTCAGCGACATTCTGGATAAGTTTGCCGCCGCCGACAGCACCGCAGATTCCGCCGCGGTAGATAGTGCCGCAGTGGCCGACACCGTGGCTGTTGCCGACAGCGCTTCCGTGGACAGCGCCGACGCCAACAAGCCCATGAACCTGGACCCTTCCGAAGCAATCGGTTTCAGTGTAGCCATCGAAAACATCGTTCTTGAAAAGGGCAATATCATCTATCAAGATCGCAAGGTGGGCTCCAAGTTCCACATCCAGGATTTTTCCCTGGGTATTCCCGCAGTCTACTTCAACAACAAGGCTACAGACATCGGTCTGAACTTGAAGTTTGCTGACGGCGGAGACTTGGGCGTCAAGGTCAGTTTCAACATGCGGAACCAGGACTTCGACGTTTCAGTGGCTCTGAACCAGTTTGCCCTGGCATGCGTCAAGCCCTACATGAACGACTTCATCAACTACAAGGATTTCAGTGGCGCCCTGAGCGTCAACCTGAACGTAAACGGAAACGTCAATGACGTTTTGGCATCCAACGTCAAGGGTACCGTTGGCCTGGACAGCATCGTGCTGACAGAAGTCTCCGAAAAGACCATCGGCGTGAACCACGTTGGCGTCGGTATCGCCAAGGCAAACCTGAACGAAATGAATTTCGAAGTGGATTCCGTCATTGTCGACGGAGCCTTCGCCCACCTGGATTTGTACAAGGGCGGCAAGACCAATATCGACGTACTGCTGAATCCCAAGGGCAACACAGCAGAAGTGGATTCCACGGACTCCACCACAGCAGCCCTCAATAACGCCACCGTAACGGAAACCCCTGCAGAAGTCGCCAAGGCGGATTCATCCGAAGCCAAGCCGGCTGAAGCAACGACAGACAAGGCCGCCGAAAAACAGAAGCCTCTAAAGTTCGTTCTGCATCAGCTTTTGGTAAAGAACACCTCCGTTTCCGCCAACGACAACACCATCAAGAAGCCCTTCAACTACAAGGTCAGCGGCATTACCGTCAACGGAAGCAACATCAACTTTGACACCCCCTGCACAGTCAATGTAAGCGCAGCCTTCCCCGAGGGCGGCAGCCTCTCCGTAAAGTACAAGGGAGCTCTTTCCGACATGAGCACCATGGACGCCTACATCAGCGTCAAGAACCTGGCCCTGAAGCATTTCAGCCCCTACAGCTATCACTTTACCGGCTACCCCATCAGCTCCGGCACCATGGCCTTCGCCAGCGACAACAAGATTAACAAGTACGAGCTAGACAGCAAGAACACCATCGACATCTACAACATCGACGTGGCAGACAAGGATCCCAACGCAGACCCGGAATTCACCGTTCCCATGAAGGTTGGCCTGTACATCCTTAAGGACAAGGATGACAAGATCCAGTTTGATGTTCCGGTGAAGGGCAACCTGCAGGATCCGGAATTCTCCTACCTGAAGATTGTATGGAAGACCGTGATGAACCTGCTGGTAAAGGTAGCCCTCTCTCCGTTGAAGATTGTGGGTAACGTTGCCAACAGCGGAGCAAGCGCCGTGGGCCTTGACCTAGGCAAGAACGACGAAATCGTCATCGACCCGCTGAACAACGTACTGGAAAGCGAGCACTACGCCAAGGCAAGCAAGATGGTTTCCGCCCTAGCCAAGGACCCGAAACTCAAGATGAACTTTGTTCAGAGTTTCAACATGAAGAAGACTGTTGAGGCCTACAAAACCCGCAAGCTGAAAACCGATTTCTACAAGCAGAGCCAAGGCAAGACAACCTTGAACGAGCTTGACGAAAAGAGCATCATCGCCATCGATGACAAGGACAGCGCCTATGTAGCCTACGCTGCAGCAAATGCCTCCAAGCTGGACCGCAAGACCCTGGAAGCAGAAATCCTTGAAATGGCCAAGAAGCGCAACCAGGATTTGCTCAAGACCTTGCAGCAGCAAAGCGGTGTCACCAAGAAGAACGTTACCGTGGAAACCGCTCCCCGTAGCGAACTGGTAAACCACAAGGGCAAGGCAATGTACAAGGTACAGATTGACGTCCAATAA
- a CDS encoding glycosyltransferase, whose translation MATYNGEKYLGQMLDSLVAQTRPAEKIIVVDDGSKDSSVSILESYKEKLPLDIFVSPKNQGHRAAFSKSLEMARDYFGKELKPDEEGFIALADQDDIWLPRKHEILLNEMEKADTNGTCPDMVFGDAQVIDGEGKVFAESWRKLDHIPESLTLRALMTGFTNVTGCMVMFRSSLLGDVLPIPVDVPVHDQWITFCAAARNGYRSIKEPVIQYRIHNQNAIGLGHSHTWTGNLKLNLQWAKMLTQVPHFEKLSKADQDFLTTYVSYTETRLSRYFLPSYVLWVARNARSLFPHIESKLKFIPLVAYGIVGAPFATKFLGKS comes from the coding sequence ATGGCAACCTATAATGGAGAAAAGTATCTAGGTCAGATGCTGGATTCTCTTGTTGCCCAGACAAGGCCCGCCGAAAAGATTATCGTGGTAGACGACGGTTCCAAGGATTCTTCCGTTTCCATTCTTGAAAGCTACAAGGAAAAACTCCCCCTGGATATCTTCGTTTCACCCAAGAACCAGGGACACAGAGCCGCATTTTCAAAGTCCCTGGAAATGGCCCGGGACTACTTCGGTAAGGAACTGAAACCTGATGAAGAAGGGTTCATCGCCCTGGCCGACCAAGACGACATCTGGCTCCCCCGAAAACACGAAATTCTCTTGAATGAAATGGAGAAGGCGGATACAAACGGAACCTGCCCCGACATGGTCTTTGGCGACGCCCAGGTCATTGACGGAGAAGGCAAGGTATTTGCAGAATCCTGGAGGAAACTGGACCACATTCCCGAAAGTCTGACCCTGCGAGCCCTTATGACCGGATTTACAAACGTTACCGGCTGCATGGTCATGTTCAGGTCTAGCCTCCTTGGCGACGTTCTGCCCATTCCCGTAGATGTTCCCGTACACGATCAATGGATTACTTTCTGCGCTGCGGCAAGAAACGGATACCGTTCCATCAAGGAACCCGTCATCCAGTACCGCATTCACAACCAGAATGCCATCGGCCTTGGCCACAGCCATACCTGGACGGGTAACCTGAAGCTTAACCTGCAGTGGGCAAAGATGCTGACCCAGGTTCCCCATTTTGAAAAGCTGAGCAAGGCCGACCAGGATTTCCTGACCACCTACGTCAGCTATACGGAAACGCGACTGTCCCGCTACTTCCTGCCGTCCTACGTTTTATGGGTAGCAAGGAATGCCCGCAGTCTTTTCCCCCACATCGAGAGCAAACTGAAGTTTATTCCCCTGGTGGCCTACGGTATTGTGGGCGCACCTTTCGCTACGAAATTCCTAGGCAAAAGCTAG
- a CDS encoding dUTP diphosphatase has translation MASKKITIQYLDDTIPRLTYVGGKSDWIDLSAAETVTLKKGEFKLIHLGVAMKLPEGYEAHLAPRSSTFKNFKILQTNSVGVVDSSYCGKGDWWKMPVYATEDVTIEKGSRIAQFRIMEIQPTLEFEEGDLNDKDRGGFGSTGVK, from the coding sequence ATGGCTTCAAAGAAAATCACCATCCAATATCTTGACGACACCATCCCGCGCCTTACGTATGTGGGCGGAAAGTCCGACTGGATCGACCTGAGTGCGGCAGAAACTGTGACCCTCAAGAAGGGCGAGTTCAAGCTGATCCACCTAGGGGTAGCCATGAAGTTGCCCGAGGGCTACGAGGCACACCTGGCTCCTCGCAGTTCCACCTTCAAGAACTTTAAGATCCTGCAGACCAATTCCGTAGGCGTGGTAGATTCCAGCTACTGTGGCAAGGGCGACTGGTGGAAAATGCCGGTGTACGCCACCGAAGACGTGACCATCGAAAAAGGCTCCCGCATAGCCCAGTTCCGCATCATGGAAATCCAGCCTACTCTGGAATTTGAAGAAGGCGATCTCAATGACAAAGACCGCGGCGGCTTTGGCAGCACCGGCGTTAAATAA
- a CDS encoding GIY-YIG nuclease family protein, translating into MQDKSYTYILFNKRNGTLYIGVTSNLKKRISQHKNKTFKGFTQKYGVDKLGYFEEFSGIRFAIAREKSLKNLVRRKKIDLIESVNPEWRDLFFLL; encoded by the coding sequence ATGCAGGATAAATCATACACATACATCTTATTCAATAAAAGAAATGGAACATTGTATATTGGTGTCACCAGTAACCTTAAGAAGAGAATATCTCAACACAAGAATAAGACGTTTAAAGGCTTTACTCAAAAATATGGAGTTGATAAGCTAGGGTATTTTGAAGAATTCTCAGGAATTCGATTTGCTATAGCGAGAGAAAAATCCTTGAAGAATCTGGTGCGACGCAAAAAGATTGATTTGATAGAGTCTGTTAATCCTGAATGGCGAGATTTATTTTTCTTGTTGTAA
- a CDS encoding nucleotidyl transferase, whose amino-acid sequence MMENDKSNKLNVLILAAGLGTRLRPLTNDVPKPLVPVVDKSILEQQVIKARAIVDDAAMASDKDCAGVRLHANAHYLAEQVVAEGERLGFEKVWVEPEILGTAGPLKRIWREGYRGGLLIMNGDAYCSFDLKKFVENAKRAFAAGAQNGSVADSPESTAPGVALLAVDFPKVNTFRVDGEGRLVGVAGRFGSEVGAAATFSGVSYYSDEALARIADGEFDIREFWKQEIAAGRPPFVDMSQMDATWIDMGSPEGLWNATAARLAELGVDSWQDDRLTVSGKNRSIVFAGADLAEGEVVQNEIRGKDFSWKI is encoded by the coding sequence ATGATGGAAAACGATAAATCCAATAAATTGAACGTCTTGATTTTGGCGGCTGGTTTGGGAACAAGACTACGTCCCTTGACCAACGATGTGCCGAAGCCCTTGGTTCCTGTGGTGGACAAGAGTATCCTAGAGCAGCAGGTCATTAAGGCTAGGGCGATTGTTGATGATGCAGCAATGGCTTCTGATAAGGACTGCGCAGGGGTTCGTCTTCATGCTAATGCCCACTATTTGGCTGAACAGGTTGTGGCCGAAGGGGAACGCCTTGGCTTTGAAAAGGTCTGGGTGGAACCGGAAATTTTAGGAACGGCAGGACCCTTAAAACGTATTTGGCGAGAAGGATACCGCGGTGGACTCTTGATTATGAACGGCGACGCCTACTGCAGTTTTGACTTGAAAAAGTTTGTAGAAAATGCGAAACGTGCATTTGCTGCGGGCGCACAGAATGGTTCTGTCGCCGACTCTCCGGAGAGTACTGCGCCGGGCGTTGCCTTGCTGGCAGTGGATTTCCCGAAGGTGAATACTTTCCGTGTGGATGGGGAAGGTCGCCTGGTGGGTGTGGCTGGCCGCTTTGGTTCTGAAGTGGGGGCTGCCGCTACGTTCTCGGGAGTTTCCTATTACAGCGACGAGGCTCTGGCCCGCATTGCCGATGGGGAGTTTGACATCCGTGAATTCTGGAAACAGGAAATTGCCGCAGGCCGCCCGCCCTTTGTAGACATGAGCCAGATGGATGCCACCTGGATTGACATGGGTTCGCCCGAGGGCTTGTGGAATGCTACCGCCGCCCGCTTGGCTGAACTGGGTGTAGATTCCTGGCAGGATGACCGCTTGACGGTAAGTGGCAAGAATCGCTCTATCGTGTTCGCGGGCGCTGACCTTGCGGAAGGCGAAGTGGTGCAAAACGAAATCCGCGGAAAAGATTTTAGCTGGAAGATTTGA
- a CDS encoding RNA methyltransferase: MRKFRVVLVEPEHPHNVGFVARAMHCYALDELYIVYPKRNKVIENSYHTAANSHDILDKATIVHSFQEAIGDCSCAVAFSRRIFGSAIKHCMVPDLSDMLPDDGTIALVYGRESCGLALEEVNACTYQCEIPVPGLMSLNLGQAVSVSLYELCRSGALANGEGRAKRGSKGACETQPATIDQINGFKKFLDRYLTGQYHDQAWRDNFLNTLLQRLHPTRNELSALFGLLRNVAGKPARLEQAEDRAKAAAAKAAEATSVENSESADK; encoded by the coding sequence ATGCGAAAATTTAGAGTTGTCTTAGTTGAACCGGAACATCCTCACAACGTGGGCTTCGTGGCCCGCGCCATGCATTGCTACGCCTTGGATGAACTGTACATTGTTTACCCCAAGCGCAACAAGGTCATCGAAAATTCCTACCACACTGCAGCCAACAGCCACGACATTCTGGACAAGGCGACCATCGTCCATTCCTTCCAGGAAGCTATCGGCGATTGCTCTTGCGCAGTAGCCTTCAGCCGCCGCATTTTCGGTAGCGCTATCAAGCATTGCATGGTGCCCGACTTGTCTGACATGTTGCCGGATGACGGAACCATCGCCTTGGTGTACGGTCGCGAATCCTGCGGCCTCGCTCTTGAAGAAGTGAACGCTTGCACCTACCAGTGCGAAATTCCGGTACCGGGCCTCATGAGCTTGAACTTGGGTCAGGCAGTTTCTGTTTCGCTGTACGAACTTTGCCGTTCGGGAGCGCTTGCCAACGGCGAAGGCCGTGCCAAGCGCGGCTCCAAGGGAGCCTGCGAAACCCAGCCCGCCACCATCGACCAGATCAACGGCTTCAAGAAATTCCTGGACCGCTATTTGACAGGTCAGTACCACGACCAGGCCTGGCGCGACAACTTCCTGAATACCTTGCTCCAGCGCCTGCACCCCACCCGCAACGAACTGAGCGCCTTGTTCGGCTTGCTTCGTAACGTCGCCGGAAAGCCCGCCCGCTTGGAACAGGCCGAAGACCGCGCCAAGGCTGCTGCCGCAAAAGCCGCAGAAGCAACCTCCGTTGAAAATTCGGAATCTGCGGATAAGTAA
- the thiC gene encoding phosphomethylpyrimidine synthase ThiC, producing MESLQRPFMNSRKVYVPGKIYPDIRVGMREIAIEDPEFPSITVYDTSGPYSDIETKIDVTKGIERFRESWIIERGDAEQLDDMTSAYGRARRENHDLDHLRFNAEHHPMRAKAGHKLTQLDYARAGVITKEMEYVAIRENQRIDELVAAGKLKANGKPITPEFVRDEIAAGRAILPGNINHPECEPMIIGTNFLVKINSNIGNSAITSSIEEEVEKMAWSVRWGADTVMDLSTGKHIHETREWIIRNSPVPIGTVPIYQALEKVNGKAEELTWELYRDTLIEQAEQGVDYFTIHAGLLMEHIPMCAKRTTGIVSRGGSILALWQMRHKQQNFLYTHFREICEILAQYDVAVSLGDGLRPGSLADANDEAQFGELDTLGELTKIAWEYGVQVIIEGPGHVPMHKIQDNMARQLEKCHGAPFYTLGPLTTDIAPAYDHITSAIGAAQIGWYGTAMLCYVTPKEHLGLPDRDDVRAGVVTYKLAAHAADIAKGHFAAQFRDDALSRARFDFRWNDQFALSLDPEKAMEYHDKTLPGNQAKSSHFCSMCGPNFCSMRITRAIRNFVATGEIGDV from the coding sequence ATGGAGTCTCTGCAGAGACCGTTTATGAATTCCCGCAAGGTCTATGTACCGGGAAAGATTTATCCAGACATTCGCGTTGGTATGCGCGAAATTGCAATCGAAGATCCGGAATTTCCGTCTATCACTGTTTACGATACCAGCGGACCTTACAGCGATATCGAAACAAAGATTGACGTAACCAAGGGCATTGAACGTTTCCGTGAAAGCTGGATTATCGAACGCGGTGACGCCGAACAGCTGGACGACATGACTTCCGCATACGGACGCGCCCGCCGCGAAAATCACGACCTGGACCACCTGCGCTTCAATGCGGAACATCATCCCATGCGCGCCAAGGCTGGCCACAAGCTGACCCAGCTGGATTATGCCCGCGCAGGCGTCATCACCAAGGAAATGGAATACGTTGCCATCCGCGAAAACCAGCGCATCGACGAACTGGTTGCCGCGGGCAAGCTGAAGGCAAACGGCAAGCCCATTACGCCGGAATTCGTTCGCGACGAAATCGCCGCCGGCCGCGCCATCCTTCCGGGTAACATCAACCACCCGGAATGCGAACCCATGATCATCGGCACCAACTTCCTGGTGAAGATCAACAGCAACATCGGAAACTCCGCCATTACCTCTTCCATCGAAGAAGAAGTAGAAAAGATGGCTTGGTCCGTACGCTGGGGCGCAGACACCGTCATGGACCTTTCCACCGGTAAGCACATTCACGAAACCCGTGAATGGATCATCCGTAACAGTCCGGTACCTATCGGAACCGTGCCTATCTACCAGGCTCTTGAAAAGGTGAACGGCAAGGCAGAGGAACTGACCTGGGAACTTTACCGCGATACCCTGATTGAACAGGCTGAACAGGGCGTGGACTACTTTACCATTCACGCAGGCCTTCTCATGGAACACATTCCCATGTGCGCCAAGCGTACCACAGGTATTGTGAGCCGCGGCGGTTCCATCCTGGCTCTGTGGCAGATGCGTCACAAGCAGCAGAACTTCCTGTACACCCACTTCCGCGAAATCTGCGAAATCCTGGCCCAGTACGACGTTGCTGTTTCCTTGGGCGATGGCCTTCGTCCGGGTTCTCTGGCAGACGCCAATGACGAAGCCCAATTCGGCGAACTGGATACCCTTGGCGAACTGACCAAGATTGCCTGGGAATACGGTGTTCAGGTGATTATCGAAGGTCCGGGTCACGTGCCCATGCACAAGATTCAGGACAACATGGCCCGCCAGCTGGAAAAGTGCCACGGTGCACCCTTCTACACTCTGGGACCTCTCACTACCGACATTGCTCCGGCTTACGACCACATTACATCCGCTATCGGTGCCGCCCAGATTGGCTGGTACGGAACCGCCATGCTTTGCTATGTGACCCCCAAGGAACATTTGGGCTTGCCGGACCGCGACGACGTTCGCGCAGGCGTGGTGACCTACAAGCTTGCCGCCCATGCTGCCGACATCGCCAAGGGCCATTTTGCAGCCCAGTTCCGCGACGACGCCCTGAGCCGTGCCCGCTTTGATTTCCGCTGGAACGACCAGTTTGCTTTGTCCTTGGATCCCGAAAAGGCCATGGAATATCACGACAAGACTCTCCCTGGAAACCAGGCAAAGTCCAGCCATTTCTGCTCCATGTGCGGCCCCAACTTCTGCAGTATGCGCATTACCCGCGCCATCCGCAATTTTGTGGCAACCGGTGAAATTGGCGACGTTTAA
- a CDS encoding glycosyltransferase produces the protein MKKILFICDKNECTSFGRLTLNLIKAVAGTFEAHVLWLKTPKFFPDPEKTAEGAKQVVDSSLYTSHEVWAKSLYTGFISFRNPLKKVIRQVQPDTIFFIRPELGFLIGAAKSAAGSQAKTVMFVHDTFAETLYPGSVKFKLLNMFYIKPTVKADSFVYNSEWTRGEAASHFGPRMANAPGTVIGCPIDSALFCKPETPITPEEKKAFRRKYGMRNYDGMCLNVSLDEPRKNIETYFEIARLRPDVAFVRVGKFSERHREIINAKKLLNVFHFSQFNAEELRDFYRHSDLMVYPSLLEGFGLPPLEALSCGTPALGAATSAVKENLEGVCPLIDPPTDAEAYAKVVDRVLAGEKVVDEEKAAELLSRCSMEEFSKRVLAALHPVETEVIS, from the coding sequence GTGAAGAAAATCCTTTTTATTTGCGACAAGAATGAATGTACCAGCTTTGGCCGGTTGACCTTGAACTTGATTAAGGCCGTGGCTGGAACTTTTGAAGCCCATGTGCTTTGGCTCAAGACTCCCAAGTTTTTCCCGGATCCCGAGAAGACTGCCGAGGGGGCCAAGCAAGTGGTGGACTCTTCGCTGTATACGTCCCATGAAGTGTGGGCCAAGTCCCTGTACACCGGATTCATTTCGTTCCGCAATCCTTTGAAAAAAGTGATTCGTCAGGTTCAGCCCGACACTATTTTCTTTATCCGTCCGGAACTGGGATTCCTGATTGGTGCAGCCAAAAGTGCAGCTGGTTCCCAGGCAAAGACTGTGATGTTTGTTCACGATACCTTCGCCGAGACTCTTTATCCGGGCAGCGTCAAGTTCAAGCTGTTGAACATGTTCTACATCAAGCCTACGGTCAAGGCGGATTCGTTTGTCTATAATTCGGAATGGACCCGCGGGGAGGCTGCTTCTCATTTCGGCCCCCGTATGGCCAATGCGCCTGGCACTGTCATCGGATGCCCCATTGACAGTGCCCTGTTCTGCAAGCCCGAAACGCCCATTACGCCAGAAGAAAAAAAGGCGTTCCGTCGCAAGTACGGCATGCGCAATTACGATGGCATGTGTCTGAATGTGAGTCTTGATGAACCTCGCAAGAATATCGAAACCTACTTCGAGATTGCAAGGCTTCGCCCTGATGTAGCATTCGTTCGTGTGGGAAAGTTTTCTGAACGTCATCGCGAAATCATTAACGCTAAGAAACTGCTGAACGTTTTTCATTTCAGCCAGTTCAACGCCGAGGAACTTCGCGACTTCTACCGCCATAGTGACTTGATGGTTTACCCCAGCCTTCTGGAAGGTTTCGGCCTGCCGCCGCTGGAGGCGTTAAGCTGTGGCACACCTGCGTTGGGCGCCGCCACATCTGCGGTCAAGGAAAATCTGGAGGGAGTCTGCCCCCTCATTGATCCGCCTACAGACGCAGAAGCCTACGCCAAGGTTGTCGACCGCGTTCTCGCCGGAGAAAAGGTTGTGGACGAAGAAAAAGCAGCGGAACTACTGTCCCGCTGCTCCATGGAAGAATTCTCGAAACGCGTCTTGGCTGCCTTGCACCCGGTAGAAACCGAAGTGATTTCCTAG
- a CDS encoding FIST C-terminal domain-containing protein: MKVKNFSFTNVDDFKRALFVLKAELGSVDPTRLYFQIHSVVLDEQKLQPVWNAIEEMFPGTPWFGNSTSGNIVDCDGAAEISVTATIFEKDSTRFKLFQYDLGSAPSCDIAKQIVAESKNHPWVKAIEMYHTISAESTTSFCEGMDGLAPEIQMFGAIVCSPDITSSKSCVFSSEGGFNSKGLLILFFGGDEFYVESLKISGWKSIGRHFLVTKAEGSTLYELGGVPAYEIYRKYLGIQNDENFFYNALDFPILYEHNGTSIVRAPAASNPDGSLTMSSDVEVGSVISLSYGEPLTIVDSIQQESEKIKKMNPDVLHIFDCAARKAFWTGQDSTLEIQPFKHIAGSSGFFSHGEFLREKGHLNQHNITLVVAAMREGYGKGLQASAYRKQEIKTSKLPLAARMATFIRETSAEVDELNKQLDAYKRHFNETR; this comes from the coding sequence ATGAAAGTCAAGAATTTTTCCTTTACAAACGTTGATGATTTCAAGAGGGCACTTTTTGTGCTTAAGGCCGAGTTGGGTTCCGTGGATCCGACCCGTCTGTACTTTCAGATTCATTCCGTAGTCCTCGACGAACAGAAACTTCAGCCGGTGTGGAATGCCATTGAGGAGATGTTCCCTGGTACACCCTGGTTTGGCAATTCCACCAGCGGAAATATCGTGGATTGTGACGGCGCCGCCGAGATTTCTGTGACGGCCACCATCTTCGAGAAGGATTCTACCCGCTTTAAGCTGTTCCAGTACGACTTGGGCTCTGCTCCCTCCTGCGATATTGCCAAGCAGATTGTTGCTGAATCAAAGAACCATCCCTGGGTAAAGGCCATCGAGATGTACCATACCATCTCTGCGGAATCTACTACCAGTTTTTGCGAAGGCATGGATGGCCTTGCTCCCGAAATCCAGATGTTCGGAGCCATAGTCTGCTCTCCCGACATAACCAGTTCCAAGAGTTGCGTTTTTTCCTCCGAAGGGGGCTTTAACAGCAAAGGCCTGCTGATTCTGTTCTTTGGTGGAGATGAATTCTATGTGGAATCCCTTAAGATCAGCGGATGGAAATCCATCGGTAGGCACTTCCTGGTGACCAAGGCCGAGGGGAGCACTTTGTATGAACTTGGGGGTGTGCCTGCTTACGAAATTTACCGCAAGTATCTTGGCATCCAGAACGACGAAAACTTCTTCTACAATGCGTTGGATTTCCCGATTTTGTACGAGCATAACGGAACAAGCATTGTGCGTGCCCCTGCCGCCAGTAATCCCGATGGTTCCTTGACCATGAGCTCTGACGTGGAGGTTGGTTCCGTCATTAGCCTGTCCTATGGTGAACCTCTGACCATTGTGGATTCCATCCAGCAGGAAAGCGAAAAGATCAAGAAGATGAATCCCGATGTGCTTCATATTTTTGACTGTGCCGCACGTAAGGCTTTTTGGACGGGCCAGGATTCAACTCTTGAAATCCAACCGTTCAAGCATATTGCAGGCTCCTCCGGATTTTTCTCCCATGGGGAGTTCCTGAGGGAAAAGGGCCACCTGAATCAGCATAACATCACGCTGGTGGTGGCTGCCATGCGCGAGGGATACGGCAAGGGCTTGCAGGCTTCCGCGTATAGAAAGCAAGAAATCAAGACGTCCAAGCTTCCTCTGGCAGCCCGCATGGCGACCTTCATTCGTGAAACTTCTGCCGAGGTTGATGAACTGAACAAACAGCTGGATGCCTATAAGCGCCATTTCAACGAAACCCGCTGA